Genomic window (Gammaproteobacteria bacterium):
GCGCGGGCGTGCGATGCGTACGTGATGCACGGGGATCCGCCGGAGCGGATCGAGCCCAAGATTGCGGACATGAAGCAGCGGCGGGAAGCCGTGGATCCGGAGCCGATGACGTACGGCATGGCGGCGTATTTCATCGTGCGCGACTCGGAGGCGGATGCGAAGCGTGAGCTCGAGCGGATCACGAACGTGTCGCCGGGTTCGCCAGGGTACAACAACTATCAGGATTGGATCTCGAACACGAAGCTCGAGCAGCAGGTGAGTCTCGAGGATTACTCGGTGTCTAACCGTGGGTTGCGTGCGGGGCTGGTGGGGACGCCGGAGCAGGTGGCCGAGCGGATCATCGATCTGGAGAAGGCGGGGCTCAATTTGTTGTTGCTGCAGTGCAGTCCGCAGTTCGAGGAGATGGAGCGGTTTGCGGACCAGGTGATGCCGTTGGTGGAGCAGGAGCGGGCGCCAGCGAGCCGGGCGAGCTGACGTCCGAGCACGGCGGTATGGTCGGTTGACACACGGTCTCGAGATTTGCGCCCGCTCCGCGGGCGCTTTTCTTGTGTTCTCTATGAGCTGCGTGTTAGGCGCTACCACTTCGGCGCTCAGGCTATCACGCCC
Coding sequences:
- a CDS encoding LLM class flavin-dependent oxidoreductase, whose product is ARACDAYVMHGDPPERIEPKIADMKQRREAVDPEPMTYGMAAYFIVRDSEADAKRELERITNVSPGSPGYNNYQDWISNTKLEQQVSLEDYSVSNRGLRAGLVGTPEQVAERIIDLEKAGLNLLLLQCSPQFEEMERFADQVMPLVEQERAPASRAS